A single genomic interval of Chloroflexota bacterium harbors:
- a CDS encoding DUF4388 domain-containing protein, with product MPLTGNVRDLSLPNLIQLHCTEGRPARIALSGATHRGALFIAAGEIVDADARGLRGEDAVYEMLRWQDAEFHVELDPPAWEQRTINTPWNALVLEGLRRLDEAQAARLIEIETALRALGKQRGVRTTMLVTSEGAPRATSSDTIVPTDAALLAQAGKIAQAVSALWERGNWEYLLATSPTEKIILVKKGDDYLGCWLEGRVGVEPIRRQLLAILTPESH from the coding sequence ATGCCACTCACCGGTAATGTTCGCGACCTGAGTTTACCCAATCTCATTCAACTGCACTGCACCGAAGGACGCCCGGCGCGCATCGCGCTGTCCGGCGCGACGCACCGCGGCGCCTTGTTCATCGCCGCCGGCGAAATCGTGGACGCCGACGCGCGCGGGTTACGCGGCGAAGACGCGGTGTACGAAATGCTCCGCTGGCAGGACGCCGAATTTCACGTCGAACTCGATCCACCGGCGTGGGAACAGCGCACGATTAACACGCCCTGGAATGCGCTCGTCCTCGAAGGACTGCGCCGACTGGACGAAGCGCAAGCCGCGCGCCTGATCGAAATCGAAACCGCGTTGCGCGCGCTAGGCAAACAACGCGGCGTGCGGACGACCATGCTCGTCACCTCCGAGGGCGCGCCGCGCGCTACCTCGTCCGATACAATCGTCCCGACCGATGCCGCCCTGCTCGCGCAAGCCGGCAAAATCGCGCAAGCCGTCAGCGCGCTGTGGGAACGCGGCAATTGGGAATACCTGCTCGCCACCTCGCCCACGGAAAAAATTATACTCGTCAAAAAAGGGGACGACTACCTCGGATGTTGGTTGGAAGGACGCGTCGGGGTCGAACCGATCCGTCGCCAGTTGCTCGCCATACTCACTCCCGAATCTCACTGA
- a CDS encoding response regulator translates to MSPKRVLLVEDEATVAFLMKESLTDLGLDYHIETAASGEEALAKIETGRWDVVVTDLRMPGITGLELIRQLKDKSPDTRTVLMTAYGSEQVQQAAQRLNVYNYLTKPFPLIELRRVIQDAFTLKQACAGDEPPPAPEPEPALPLKITLGGNGSVGKTTLIRRLCTGKFQAARVMTLGVDFHLYDIAHHNRTRRLVVWDVSGQDQFAFTRRAFYRGSRAVGLVYATNDRASFAQLLKWHDEVRAILPRVPLVIAANKTDLARDVPMDEGRALAAAWGAPFFETSCLTGDGVSEFFNAMADAAHKHASR, encoded by the coding sequence ATGTCCCCGAAACGTGTCCTGTTGGTCGAAGACGAAGCAACCGTCGCGTTCTTGATGAAAGAAAGTTTGACCGACCTGGGGTTGGATTATCACATCGAAACGGCGGCGTCCGGCGAAGAGGCGCTCGCCAAAATCGAAACCGGCAGATGGGATGTAGTCGTGACCGATCTGCGGATGCCGGGCATCACGGGCTTGGAATTGATCCGCCAACTCAAAGACAAATCACCCGACACGCGCACCGTGCTGATGACCGCGTACGGTTCGGAACAAGTGCAACAAGCCGCGCAACGCCTCAACGTGTACAACTATTTGACCAAGCCCTTTCCGCTGATCGAACTGCGCCGCGTGATTCAAGACGCGTTCACGCTCAAGCAGGCGTGCGCCGGCGACGAGCCGCCGCCCGCGCCAGAACCCGAACCCGCTTTGCCGCTCAAGATTACGCTCGGCGGCAACGGCAGCGTGGGCAAGACCACCTTGATTCGCCGGCTCTGCACCGGCAAATTCCAAGCCGCGCGCGTGATGACGCTCGGCGTGGATTTTCATCTGTACGACATCGCGCACCACAATCGCACGCGGCGTTTGGTGGTGTGGGATGTGAGCGGGCAGGATCAATTCGCGTTTACGCGCCGCGCGTTTTATCGCGGCAGTCGCGCCGTCGGATTGGTGTACGCGACGAACGACCGCGCGTCCTTCGCGCAGCTGCTCAAGTGGCACGACGAAGTCCGCGCGATTCTGCCGCGCGTGCCGCTCGTCATCGCCGCAAACAAAACGGATTTGGCGCGCGACGTGCCGATGGATGAAGGGCGCGCGCTCGCCGCAGCATGGGGCGCGCCGTTTTTCGAGACCAGTTGTCTCACCGGCGACGGCGTGTCCGAATTTTTCAACGCGATGGCAGACGCCGCACACAAACATGCCTCGCGTTAA
- a CDS encoding response regulator transcription factor, producing the protein MKSVPLTKKTTRPEKILLADDEATIRTVIKDTLESHGLSVYCAADSAQAWHACQETEFDLALLDIKMPGPIDGIGLLTRIHAHAPQTVVIMMTGYAALDSVITALRQGAFDYLTKPASMTQIVASVERGLAKRQDALRRQQLINNLENTLRALKHEDQTAAALDTPNGKRFAQTQHLTLDRQKRLVALGDLPVDLTPTEFDLLDYLATHAERVVTARELVHAAQGYDLAEVDARPIVRVHLQRLRQKLGDNPQHPKIILNVRGKGYRFVG; encoded by the coding sequence ATGAAATCTGTCCCTCTTACAAAAAAAACTACCCGCCCGGAAAAAATTCTTCTCGCGGATGATGAAGCGACGATTCGCACTGTTATCAAAGACACGCTCGAAAGTCACGGACTGAGCGTCTACTGCGCCGCCGATTCCGCGCAGGCATGGCACGCGTGCCAAGAAACCGAGTTCGATCTGGCGTTGCTCGACATCAAAATGCCGGGACCCATAGACGGCATCGGTCTGCTCACGCGCATTCACGCGCACGCGCCGCAAACCGTCGTGATCATGATGACCGGCTACGCCGCGCTCGATTCCGTTATCACCGCGTTGCGGCAAGGCGCGTTCGATTATTTGACCAAACCGGCAAGTATGACCCAGATTGTCGCGAGCGTCGAACGCGGCTTGGCAAAACGGCAGGATGCCCTCCGCCGGCAACAGTTGATCAACAATCTCGAAAACACGTTACGCGCGTTGAAACACGAAGATCAAACCGCCGCCGCCCTGGATACGCCGAACGGCAAGCGGTTCGCACAAACCCAGCATCTGACGCTCGACCGCCAAAAGCGTTTGGTCGCGTTGGGCGATCTGCCGGTAGATTTGACGCCGACCGAATTCGACTTGCTCGATTATCTCGCCACGCACGCCGAGCGCGTTGTCACCGCGCGCGAACTGGTGCATGCCGCGCAAGGGTACGACCTCGCCGAGGTGGATGCGCGCCCGATCGTGCGCGTCCACTTGCAACGCTTACGCCAGAAACTGGGCGACAATCCCCAGCACCCGAAAATCATTTTGAATGTACGCGGGAAAGGGTACCGCTTCGTCGGATAA
- a CDS encoding CBS domain-containing protein, protein MTPDPVTIDPHTTLPEAHRLMKECCIRRLPVVEHGQLVGIVTLGDVREASPSSASSLSIYELTYLIGRLTVGQIMTRDPITVAPDFSVEATARLMLEHKIGGLPVVDGERVVGIITESDIFRLLVNEGELRRVFA, encoded by the coding sequence ATGACGCCGGATCCGGTGACGATTGATCCCCATACAACTTTACCCGAAGCGCACCGCTTGATGAAAGAGTGTTGCATTCGGCGTTTGCCGGTCGTCGAGCACGGGCAACTCGTCGGCATTGTCACGCTGGGCGATGTGCGCGAGGCGTCTCCATCGAGTGCAAGTTCGTTGAGCATCTACGAACTGACGTACCTCATTGGGCGGTTGACGGTGGGGCAAATCATGACGCGCGATCCGATCACCGTCGCGCCCGATTTTTCCGTTGAAGCCACGGCGCGCTTGATGCTCGAACACAAAATCGGCGGCTTGCCGGTCGTGGACGGCGAACGCGTCGTCGGGATTATTACCGAGTCGGATATTTTTCGTTTGTTGGTCAACGAAGGCGAACTCCGGCGAGTGTTCGCTTAA
- a CDS encoding NAD(P)-dependent oxidoreductase encodes MAKKLDRTGDVDINRKERLKIPRQSVPKQKPDVRVHNFDEVYLGFNEETAQTEASRCLQCPEESGCKLGCPLHNDIPRAMWHISRGEFLQAAEVYRETSNLPEICGRVCPQEKLCQGSCVVGKRDYPVFLGKLEYFVSDYQRRTTGIPKPKLAPPTGKRVAVVGSGPAGLAVAEELIKRGHAVTIFEILPFPGGVMVYGIPSFKLAKQVIADKCKFLEELGIEFKCNTTIGKDKTVDDLFKEGYGAVFLGTGAWTPTKLNLPGEDLQGIYMATEYLVRGNLPPDYLPDGMQERPESGKHIAIIGGGDTAMDCVRTARRLQIQSGITDGTVVDYYRRTEKEMPGKAEERTNANEEGIQFEFLVAPVRFIGDELGHVRQMELIRMTLGEPDASGRRRPIEVKDSNFIVDADNVICALGYNQDRLIEKTTPGLKVDKWGCFIADKQTGATSKPGVYAGGDAVTGADLVVTAMVAGRRAALAIDQYLRDLGKN; translated from the coding sequence ATGGCAAAGAAACTCGATCGCACGGGCGATGTAGACATCAATCGCAAAGAACGTTTGAAAATTCCGCGCCAATCCGTGCCAAAGCAAAAGCCGGATGTGCGCGTCCATAATTTTGACGAAGTATACCTGGGTTTTAACGAAGAGACCGCCCAGACCGAAGCGTCGCGCTGTTTGCAATGTCCGGAGGAATCCGGTTGCAAGCTCGGCTGTCCGTTGCACAACGATATTCCGCGCGCCATGTGGCACATCTCGCGCGGCGAATTTTTGCAAGCCGCCGAGGTCTATCGCGAAACGAGCAACCTGCCGGAAATTTGCGGTCGCGTGTGCCCACAAGAAAAATTGTGCCAGGGTTCGTGCGTCGTCGGCAAACGCGATTATCCGGTCTTTCTCGGCAAGCTCGAATACTTTGTCTCGGATTATCAACGCCGCACGACCGGCATCCCCAAGCCCAAACTCGCGCCGCCGACCGGCAAACGTGTCGCCGTCGTCGGCTCCGGTCCCGCGGGTCTCGCGGTCGCGGAAGAATTGATCAAGCGCGGTCACGCGGTCACGATCTTTGAGATTCTGCCGTTCCCCGGCGGCGTGATGGTGTACGGCATTCCCAGTTTCAAACTCGCCAAGCAAGTCATCGCCGATAAATGCAAATTCCTCGAAGAACTCGGCATCGAGTTCAAGTGCAACACGACCATCGGCAAAGACAAGACGGTGGACGATTTATTCAAGGAAGGTTACGGCGCAGTGTTCCTCGGCACCGGCGCGTGGACGCCGACGAAACTCAATTTGCCCGGCGAAGACCTCCAGGGCATTTACATGGCGACCGAGTATCTCGTGCGCGGCAACTTGCCGCCGGACTATTTGCCGGATGGAATGCAGGAACGCCCCGAATCTGGCAAGCACATCGCGATCATCGGCGGCGGTGACACCGCGATGGACTGTGTGCGGACGGCGCGCCGTCTGCAAATCCAGTCGGGTATCACCGATGGCACGGTCGTGGACTATTATCGCCGCACCGAAAAAGAAATGCCAGGCAAGGCGGAAGAACGCACGAACGCGAATGAAGAAGGCATCCAGTTCGAATTCCTGGTCGCGCCGGTGCGCTTCATCGGCGACGAGTTGGGGCACGTGCGCCAGATGGAATTGATTCGCATGACGCTCGGAGAACCGGACGCGTCCGGTCGCCGCCGCCCCATCGAAGTCAAGGATTCGAATTTTATTGTGGATGCGGACAATGTGATTTGCGCGCTCGGCTACAACCAGGATCGCTTGATCGAAAAAACGACGCCGGGTCTCAAGGTGGACAAGTGGGGTTGCTTCATCGCGGATAAGCAAACGGGCGCGACGAGCAAGCCAGGCGTTTACGCCGGCGGTGATGCGGTGACCGGCGCAGACTTGGTCGTCACCGCGATGGTTGCCGGGCGTCGCGCGGCGCTCGCGATAGATCAGTACTTGCGCGACCTTGGAAAGAATTAG
- the ald gene encoding alanine dehydrogenase yields the protein MNFGIPKEVRELENRVGLTPAGVHALIEEGHTVFVERGAGASAGFTEENYRNVGATVVYSAEEAYGRAEVVAKVTRLASNEYKYLRPGQTILSFTHLAVASRDLLDALRDNAMTAIAYEMIQNADGSLPVLLPSSEIAGRLAPMVASEALSSTRGGRGILLSGVPGVPPAAVVILGAGVIGMNAARAFLGLGAQVTLLDRDFAKLQRLDEMFDGRVTTLVATAYNLNRVIEFADVLVGAVLVPGQRAPMLVTREMVKRMRARAVIIDFSIDQGGCVETSRPTTHRDPTFVAEGVIHYCVPNVLARVARSASHAIVNVSVPFLREIGALGVEGAIRANDALARGVNVWQGKLVNAQVAQALGVEAEGTI from the coding sequence ATGAACTTTGGTATTCCAAAAGAAGTACGCGAACTGGAAAATCGGGTCGGTTTGACGCCGGCGGGTGTGCACGCGTTGATCGAAGAAGGACACACCGTGTTTGTCGAACGCGGCGCGGGCGCGAGCGCGGGATTTACCGAAGAAAATTATCGCAACGTGGGCGCGACCGTGGTCTATTCGGCAGAAGAGGCGTATGGTCGCGCGGAGGTGGTTGCCAAAGTCACGCGGCTCGCCTCGAACGAATACAAATATCTACGACCAGGGCAAACGATTCTGTCGTTCACCCATCTCGCGGTTGCTTCGCGCGATTTGCTCGATGCCCTGCGCGACAATGCGATGACGGCGATTGCGTACGAGATGATCCAAAACGCGGACGGCTCATTGCCGGTGCTGTTGCCATCGAGCGAAATTGCCGGTCGTCTCGCGCCGATGGTTGCGAGTGAGGCGCTTTCCAGTACGCGCGGCGGTCGCGGCATTTTGTTGAGCGGCGTGCCGGGCGTGCCGCCGGCGGCGGTCGTCATCCTGGGTGCGGGCGTCATCGGGATGAATGCGGCGCGCGCGTTCCTGGGTCTGGGCGCACAAGTCACGTTGCTCGATCGCGACTTTGCAAAACTGCAACGGCTCGACGAAATGTTTGACGGGCGCGTGACGACGCTTGTTGCCACCGCGTACAACTTGAATCGCGTGATCGAATTTGCCGACGTGCTCGTCGGCGCGGTGCTCGTACCAGGGCAACGCGCGCCGATGCTCGTGACGCGCGAGATGGTCAAACGCATGCGCGCGCGCGCGGTCATCATTGATTTTTCGATTGACCAGGGCGGTTGCGTCGAGACGAGTCGCCCGACGACACATCGCGATCCAACTTTTGTCGCGGAAGGCGTGATTCACTATTGCGTGCCGAACGTGCTCGCGCGCGTCGCACGCTCGGCGAGCCACGCGATTGTCAACGTGTCCGTGCCGTTCCTGCGCGAGATTGGCGCGCTCGGCGTGGAGGGCGCGATTCGCGCGAATGATGCGTTGGCGCGCGGCGTCAACGTGTGGCAAGGCAAACTCGTCAATGCCCAGGTCGCGCAGGCGCTCGGCGTCGAAGCCGAAGGCACGATTTAA
- a CDS encoding CBS domain-containing protein, producing the protein MAQTPTVEQIMTCDPATVSPEESLRTAIDRMRERGCRRLPVVQAGKVVGVISDRDLRRATNSPFVMQERWYNEFLLDKITVRVCMSAEPVTITPQTRIADAARIMRDRKIGGLPVVQGERLVGIVTETDLLNFLIRVLEVDNHVSN; encoded by the coding sequence ATGGCGCAGACTCCGACCGTCGAACAAATAATGACGTGCGACCCGGCGACGGTGTCGCCCGAAGAATCGTTGCGAACGGCGATTGACCGAATGCGCGAGCGCGGCTGCCGGCGTTTGCCGGTCGTGCAAGCCGGCAAAGTAGTCGGCGTGATTAGCGACCGCGATTTGCGGCGCGCGACGAATTCGCCGTTCGTAATGCAGGAACGTTGGTACAACGAATTTTTGTTAGACAAGATCACGGTGCGTGTGTGTATGAGCGCAGAGCCGGTCACGATCACGCCGCAAACGCGCATCGCGGACGCGGCGCGCATCATGCGCGATCGCAAGATCGGCGGACTGCCGGTCGTCCAAGGCGAGCGTCTCGTCGGTATCGTGACCGAGACGGATTTGCTCAATTTTTTAATTCGGGTTTTGGAAGTGGATAATCATGTATCGAACTAA
- a CDS encoding acetyl-CoA hydrolase/transferase family protein, with the protein MYRTKSVTAQQAVQMIQSHHRAYLGGGAGVPHRLLEALVARAGELRDVEIVHVLTFGAAPHLKPEYAASFHHRALFIGENARKAVQEGRADFMPIFLSEIPNLFRDGTLPIDVALIMVSPPDEHGFCSFGAEVGCTKPAAQAAKIVIAEVNRRMPRVLGDSFIHMSKLNYVVEVDYPLPEALQGGTTPVHQQIGKHIVDLIPDGATMQLGIGSSPDAVLAQLGDKRDLGVHSELFSDGVIDLVERGVITNDKKSLHPGKIVSGFLFGSQRLYDFAHDNAMIELHPSDYVNDPFIIAQNDNMISINSALEVDLTGQVCADSIGPAIYSGIGGQVDFVRGASRSRGGKPIIALPATAKDGKISRIALHLKPGSGVVTSRGDVHYIVTEYGIASLYGKSVRERVQALIAIAAPQFREELERYAKQNNYL; encoded by the coding sequence ATGTATCGAACTAAATCGGTCACCGCACAACAAGCGGTGCAAATGATCCAGTCGCATCACCGCGCCTACCTGGGCGGCGGTGCGGGTGTGCCGCATCGCTTGCTCGAAGCGCTCGTTGCGCGCGCCGGTGAATTGCGCGATGTTGAGATCGTGCACGTGTTGACGTTTGGCGCGGCGCCGCACCTGAAACCGGAATACGCGGCGAGTTTTCACCATCGCGCGCTTTTCATCGGCGAGAACGCGCGCAAAGCGGTGCAAGAAGGTCGCGCCGATTTTATGCCGATCTTTCTTTCCGAAATTCCGAACCTGTTTCGCGATGGCACGCTGCCGATTGATGTCGCGTTGATCATGGTCTCGCCGCCGGATGAACACGGCTTTTGTTCGTTCGGCGCGGAAGTGGGATGCACCAAGCCCGCCGCACAAGCCGCGAAAATCGTGATCGCCGAAGTGAATCGGCGTATGCCGCGCGTGCTCGGCGACTCGTTCATTCACATGAGCAAACTAAACTATGTCGTCGAAGTGGACTATCCATTGCCCGAAGCGTTGCAAGGCGGCACGACGCCGGTGCATCAACAAATCGGAAAACACATTGTGGATTTGATTCCTGACGGCGCGACGATGCAACTTGGCATCGGTTCGAGTCCCGATGCGGTGCTCGCACAGTTGGGCGACAAGCGCGACCTGGGTGTGCACTCGGAATTGTTTTCGGACGGTGTGATTGACCTGGTCGAGCGCGGCGTCATCACGAATGATAAGAAAAGTTTGCATCCGGGCAAGATCGTTTCCGGCTTTTTGTTCGGCTCGCAACGACTGTACGATTTCGCGCACGACAACGCGATGATCGAATTGCATCCCAGCGATTATGTGAACGATCCGTTCATCATCGCGCAGAACGACAATATGATCTCGATCAACTCGGCGCTCGAAGTGGATTTGACCGGGCAAGTGTGCGCCGATTCGATCGGTCCGGCGATTTACAGCGGCATCGGCGGGCAAGTGGATTTTGTGCGCGGCGCGTCGCGTTCGCGCGGCGGCAAGCCGATCATCGCATTGCCAGCCACGGCAAAGGATGGTAAAATCTCGCGCATCGCGCTGCACCTCAAGCCCGGTTCCGGCGTTGTGACCTCGCGCGGAGACGTGCATTACATCGTCACCGAGTACGGCATCGCGTCGCTCTATGGCAAATCGGTGCGCGAGCGCGTGCAAGCGCTGATCGCGATTGCCGCGCCTCAATTCCGCGAGGAATTGGAACGCTACGCCAAGCAAAACAACTACCTGTGA
- a CDS encoding GNAT family N-acetyltransferase, with translation MHHLATARGELTIVPACSVALLDQLGIDDGLGFFWHNRPDRQLDALKKIAATPDGCVTIAHNGTMVVGYVTIGAPDPDVRWGRDQIKGLYELGGIEVSRNWRRAGIGEAVLAATFTDDSYAEAIVLATGYRWCWDFEGSGVNLRDYRDALHRLFRKFGFEFFDTDEPNIAWYPDNALVARIGTRASRELVAQFKALLFESVGSDYSLGEFVGR, from the coding sequence GTGCATCATCTCGCCACCGCGCGCGGCGAGTTGACGATTGTGCCGGCGTGTTCGGTCGCGTTGCTCGACCAGTTGGGCATTGACGATGGACTGGGTTTTTTCTGGCACAATCGTCCCGACCGGCAACTCGACGCGTTGAAAAAAATCGCGGCGACGCCGGACGGTTGTGTGACAATCGCGCACAATGGCACAATGGTCGTCGGCTACGTGACGATTGGCGCGCCGGACCCGGACGTGCGATGGGGACGCGATCAGATCAAGGGGCTGTACGAACTGGGCGGCATCGAAGTGAGTCGCAACTGGCGGCGTGCCGGGATTGGCGAAGCAGTTCTGGCGGCGACCTTTACCGATGATTCGTACGCGGAGGCGATTGTGCTGGCGACCGGGTATCGGTGGTGCTGGGATTTTGAAGGGAGCGGCGTCAACCTCCGCGACTATCGCGACGCGTTGCATCGGTTATTCCGCAAATTCGGTTTCGAATTTTTCGACACGGATGAACCGAACATCGCCTGGTATCCGGATAATGCGCTCGTCGCGCGCATCGGCACGCGTGCATCGCGCGAGTTGGTGGCGCAATTCAAAGCATTGCTGTTTGAAAGCGTCGGATCGGATTACTCGCTCGGCGAATTTGTCGGGCGGTAG
- the tig gene encoding trigger factor, whose protein sequence is MKVTTERQADCNAVITVEVDEEQIERAMRSAASRVSRIRPIPGFRPGKAPYARVERIVGKELLRDEAIDELAQSLYKQVLQDEKIDPYDTGKLDIAQKDPLVLKFTVPTRPVVTLGDYRTLHLTPQTLQVTDVEVNETLERIRRENAEMTPVTRPVQLNDLATLNINGGLEGGATLDREGLPVEILKEGGVFPWLEQLVGANAGETRTIMHTFTGDEPKTATYTVTVVDVKEPHLPELNDDFAKSVSQFENMEQLTTAIRSQLYAEKERKENERFADEAVDAVVAQATIAFPASMLDDEIGLELERSKSLAQQLGLTWDKYLELAGKKEEEIREEAKPRAARRVNRLLTLMQVAEMEKIEATRKDVDMEIDLRAMYAQQNGGNAAQTRRALSNAESRRDIEFQLKLSKSVAFIASLLKGDPTSGKILTPEMVREEERRAREQAAAQPGAPTPGLIIPGQNQ, encoded by the coding sequence GTGAAAGTAACCACAGAACGTCAAGCCGATTGCAACGCCGTCATCACCGTCGAGGTAGACGAAGAACAAATTGAACGCGCGATGCGCTCTGCCGCGTCGCGCGTGTCGCGCATCCGCCCGATTCCCGGCTTTCGCCCCGGCAAAGCGCCGTACGCGCGCGTCGAGCGCATCGTCGGCAAAGAGTTGTTGCGCGACGAAGCGATTGACGAACTCGCGCAATCGCTGTACAAACAAGTCTTGCAAGATGAAAAGATTGACCCGTACGACACCGGCAAACTCGACATCGCGCAAAAAGACCCGCTCGTTTTGAAATTTACCGTGCCCACGCGTCCCGTCGTCACGTTGGGCGATTATCGAACTTTGCATCTGACGCCGCAAACGCTGCAGGTGACCGATGTCGAAGTGAACGAGACGCTCGAACGCATTCGCCGCGAAAACGCCGAAATGACGCCGGTCACGCGTCCCGTCCAGCTGAACGATCTCGCGACGTTGAACATCAACGGCGGTTTGGAAGGCGGCGCGACGCTCGACCGTGAGGGTTTGCCGGTCGAAATTCTTAAGGAAGGCGGCGTCTTCCCCTGGCTCGAACAATTGGTCGGCGCGAACGCCGGCGAGACGCGCACGATCATGCACACTTTTACCGGCGATGAACCCAAAACCGCGACGTACACGGTGACCGTGGTAGATGTCAAAGAACCGCATCTGCCTGAATTGAACGACGACTTTGCCAAGTCGGTGAGTCAATTTGAAAACATGGAACAGTTGACGACCGCGATTCGCTCTCAACTGTACGCCGAGAAGGAACGCAAAGAGAACGAGCGCTTTGCCGATGAAGCGGTGGATGCGGTGGTCGCGCAGGCGACGATTGCTTTCCCTGCTTCGATGCTCGACGACGAAATCGGTCTCGAACTCGAACGTTCCAAAAGTTTGGCGCAACAACTTGGCTTGACCTGGGACAAGTATCTCGAACTTGCCGGCAAGAAAGAAGAAGAGATTCGTGAAGAAGCCAAACCACGCGCCGCGCGCCGTGTCAATCGGCTGCTCACGTTGATGCAAGTCGCCGAGATGGAAAAGATTGAAGCCACGCGCAAAGACGTGGACATGGAAATTGATCTGCGCGCAATGTACGCGCAACAGAATGGCGGCAATGCCGCGCAAACGCGTCGCGCGCTCTCGAACGCCGAATCGCGCCGCGACATCGAGTTCCAACTTAAACTAAGTAAGTCGGTTGCGTTCATCGCGTCATTGCTCAAGGGCGACCCGACGAGCGGCAAGATTCTCACGCCGGAGATGGTGCGCGAAGAAGAACGCCGCGCGCGCGAGCAAGCCGCCGCGCAACCCGGTGCGCCGACGCCCGGTTTGATTATTCCAGGGCAGAATCAGTAG
- a CDS encoding ATP-dependent Clp protease proteolytic subunit — MIPMVVESTGRGERVFDIFSLLLKNRIVFLGTPIDDHIANLVVAQLLFLDSENPEAEIRLYINCPGGSITAGLAILDTMNIVSAPVSTICVGLAASMGTVLLSGGAKGRRYALPNSTIHIHQPWGGAQGQAVDIEIEARRIMRERERLNEMLSRNTGQSLERIIHDTDRNYYMDASEAVTYGLIDEVLLSAKKEPAEKKVP, encoded by the coding sequence GTGATCCCGATGGTTGTGGAAAGCACCGGTCGCGGCGAACGCGTGTTTGATATTTTCTCGCTACTGCTCAAGAACCGCATCGTGTTCTTGGGCACGCCGATTGACGACCACATTGCGAACCTGGTCGTCGCCCAACTCTTGTTCCTCGATAGCGAAAACCCCGAAGCCGAAATTCGGCTCTACATCAACTGCCCCGGCGGTTCGATCACCGCCGGTCTCGCGATTCTCGACACGATGAACATCGTGAGCGCGCCGGTCTCGACGATCTGCGTCGGTCTCGCGGCGAGCATGGGCACGGTCCTGCTTTCCGGCGGCGCGAAGGGTCGCCGCTATGCGCTCCCCAATTCGACGATTCATATTCATCAACCCTGGGGCGGCGCACAAGGTCAAGCGGTGGATATCGAAATCGAAGCGCGTCGCATCATGCGCGAACGCGAACGCCTCAACGAAATGCTTTCGAGAAACACCGGTCAATCACTCGAACGCATCATCCACGATACCGATCGCAACTATTACATGGATGCGAGCGAAGCCGTGACGTATGGGTTGATTGACGAAGTGCTGTTGAGCGCAAAGAAAGAACCGGCGGAGAAAAAAGTTCCATAA